One Salvia miltiorrhiza cultivar Shanhuang (shh) chromosome 6, IMPLAD_Smil_shh, whole genome shotgun sequence genomic window, CCACCACCCACTTAAGTTGAATAAAATTTTACAAAGGAAACAACCAAGATTATAGCTTATGAAATCCTGAACGCAACCAAATCATCAGTTTTTTGTTAATATGCTGACAGTAGTTAATAGCATTTTCATGTGATTGGGTCACCCTGGACTATACACCAATCACATGGCAAGTGTAAATTGACTCACCATGCAATTGGTATGGGCCAAAATGGTTTGAGCTAATACTCTACTTAATATAACTCATTGTcttattagatatattaaattataggAGTACATATATTAGTGACACTGACAATTAATAAGCAAACACATTCGACTTTAATAATTTGATTTGGTATGCAAGAATATATATCCAAACCACCTTGCTGTGTATAAAGTTTACTGTTACCTTATTTTGTTTTAAGCAGAAATTAATCAAAATACGGCCACAGTTTCAAGCCAGACTTAACCATTTCAGTCATCAACTAGACCAAACACGACAAATCCATAAGAACAGAAACTCCTGAGATTTTCACTGTTCCATGATGCCATCAAGTACAAAAACGCCCACTTCTCATATTACATCAAAAAACCCAGACAAGAAAAAGCCATGCTACAGAGAACTTGAGCGCAAAAATAATGTGGATATACCTGCATCATATCAGATGAGGTCAACTGTCGAAGAAGTTCAGGGTTTTGCATCATTTCTCTTAATTGAGGGTTCATGTCAAGCATGCTGCGGAGTTGAGGGTTCAGGCCCATGAGCTGCAATAAAATTGTAATTCCAGTAAAAATAAACCCAGAATAAGATTACTCAATCAATGTGCTGCAACTATTGTAGTACTTGTTCCATGTACTGAGGGTTGGAAAGCAAGCTCTGCATCATCTGTGCCACAGCCGGATTTTGCAACAACTGACCGAATGCAGCAGGATCACCCATGCCTGTACGCTCTAAATCAGGAAGACCGAGTCCTCCCAGTCCGGTAATTGGAGGTGGCCTCACATCACCAGTTGGATTAGTTCTGGTAGTATTGGTTGTTTGAGAACCTCCTAAAACAACAGATTCAGAAACTCAGGTAGACACACATcagtaatatatatttatatgtgcaGATACTAATCAGTACAAGAAAATCAAGATACATACGCAAAAGAAGGGACTTTGATACCAAAAGAAGATATGATTAgttaaattaatcaaacaagCAAATTGCAAAAGTGTTTTTTTAAGGGGAGGGGGTGTACAAAATAgattaataagaaaataaagaacCTAAGGAGTTCTAGGGGTCAAGGATTCAGATAagatgtataaataaattacccCCCCAGATTCTTGTTAAGTGTCATCTTGAAGCTTGAATCTTTTTGCAGATAAAATGAAGTTTTAGATATTGCTTACAACACCACTGTCAAATATTCAACCAAGgctttaacaaattaaataagtcTGTCTTACCAGTATTGCTCCATGGATTGGGAAGTGGATTAACATTTGGAACAGCTGTTCCTGTTTCAGTTGCAGTTGTTGAATTAGCTCCCCCTCTAGTTTGTACACCCCCTTGGTTCCCCAGGAGAGCTGCAAATGGATTTGACCCAGCATCAGTTGCAGCATTACCACCAATGGTTGTTGCATTCAGGAAGGGTTCTTGGACATTTTCGTACATGCGCCTGAGCATGTTGAATCCCTCAGGAGACGATTCAATGTTGCTCATTGCCCTGTCAGTGTTCCGCATCATTTCACGCATTAGCTCAGGGTTCCTTGCCGCTTCTAATGTTTGCCGAAGGACACTAGGATCGTTCAGAATGTGAGCAAGTTCAGGGTTCCGATCAATTATCTCGCGCATTTGAGGGTTACTCATAATTAGGCTGCGCATAATCTCAGGGTTGTTCATTAAGCTCTGAATGGCAGGCATGTTCATTATGTCCCTCATCATGTTAGGATTCTGAGTTAGTTGTTGCTGCACCTGTTCAAACTCCGGAAGTCCAGCTCCAAATAATCCAGATGCCCCAGTCCCACCTAGTCCACCTAAGCCAAGTCCTGGAAACAAGGATGCACCTGTACCAGCCACCCCAGTGCCCCCGGGATTAGGGCCACCACCTTGTGTGGCAGCAGGAGTTGTGTTGGTGTTCCCAGCACCAGTAGGAACAGGAGCAGGAGAAGATGTAGCAGCTGGTGCAGAACCACGAACCATGTGAATAGTGTGATCTGCCTGCAAACCTATTCAAGAGTAGGAACAAGCCCATACTTAGATGGCAGTGGCCAAGATCCATCAAGTACTAAAATTCATGAAATTGAAAAGGCAATGGACTATTATTTATGACATGACACCCCCATCATACGTCATCATTTCAGCGAAACAATAAGAAGTCAGCCAATCCCAAAAGTTTGAACAACCATTAGTGAAAGTTGCATCATATGCAATATTTGAACATGCCTAAGATAGAGTTCAGAAGATTAGGATATATTGTTCCGGTGATGGTGTAGAGTATGAAGAAAGGAATTCACCAACATATATGTATGCAATTCACAAGTCAGTGACCCCATCCTCTTCATTCCACCACGTCATTCAAATTAGTAGAGAACTAAGGTGATGTGAAGATGCAGTGGAAGTACAAATCGGAAGTGACAAGATTATGACGAGATCTCATATTAAAATCATAGCACAGATGATGTGATAAGATTTCTGACATATGCATAGTGTCTCCATACCACCATGCCCCCATCCCTTACAATCTTTAAATGTGTGTTGATTTTCTGGAATTATAATAAGCCATGTGGAAAATGCTGCATCATTGAGAAGCTGGCAGGTGTCTCTAGAAATCCTAACTTACTACAGACTTTTGTTAGTTGTTATGCGAAAGAAAGCTAGAGCATTAGAGGCATTGGTCCAAAAAAGACTACAGGATCCGGGTACAAATATGAACATAATTGAGAGTGTATATTCCCCTCAAGGAATATTAGGTGAAACACTAAGGGCGTGTTTGGTTCTGTGTTTTACAACATATTAGTTAAGTTAATACAGAGTAGTAAAGAGTTTGGTATTCTATAACACTTATGCGGACGGCCCTGCGATATGTGAAGGCCTCGAGCTAAAAATCCGGATTACGCGGGATAATTAATATCGCCTCCCCCCTCGGATTACGCAGGATAATTAATACGGCCCTGAAATTGTGTCCATTTTTAAGCTTATCTAACCTAGAAATATGGATACCAAACGAAAATCATGATTAATTAACCATAATAGCAAACAACCAACcaatattagtaacacatattTATCCACGCTAATATTCTAGTTTACTAACTATACTGACTAATCCCTTACCCAAAACCAAACACGTCCTAAGAATAtgcttataaattaatttacagTATGGGTATAACAGAGCTCCTCATGCCAATACAATCTTCCAGAGGTTCGTGTTTAAGTTTAACTAACAATATCCCTTATCTGAGTGCCTCTGATCAGGCTTCACCACAAAAATATGTAACATTAAGTGTTAAACACAATTCACAGAAAAATGGCTTCATGAAATCTCTTCCGTTGCTACACTTCCACGTGTTAATTTACCATCAACTAAGTTAGCAATACCTGATTATTTTCTACCATTATCTTACCCAATATACGGATTTTTCCTTTAAGCTCATTATTCTTTCAATAATTATAGTTGTTGTTTCCTTAATTACTCTACCAGATACAATTTCCTTTTCCAACAGTCTAAAGTATTGGAGAAAAAAAATCCTAAAGACGCATTCAGCATTCAATTGACAGAAGTTACCCGATCGAACATAAACAATAGTTTAGAAACTGAATCAACATAACAAACCGCACCAAAAACGAGAAATCACACAAAACCAATCATCCACATACTTGTTTAATCAAACATCAAACACATCAGACCGCccaataatattaaataaaacctAGCAGAATTCAAAGGGGATTAGTATACCATAGCTGACTAGGGTTTGGTCGTCCTTCAAGATCCGGCCTTTGTAGATCAACCGCTGTTGTTCAGCTGGCACATCGCAATTCTGCGCCAAAACACCTTTGAATTCCGCCACCGTCGATTCGAGGCTCGTTTTCACCGAAAATTTAGAGCCGTTTGAGCATCGGATGTTTACGTTCACCTCCTCAATCGCCGCAACCCCCGCGCTGGAGTCCGCCTCCGCAGCCATTTTTTGcggtttaatttattttcgtcGTCGATGAAATCAATCAAAAACCCTAACACTAAATCGAAACAAATCAGAGCCTAGAGTCCTGTCTTGTGTTGAAATGCAGGGAAGTAATTAATAGAGAAAGCGAAGTAAATAGGatttgagaataaaataaaataaacagaTTATAAGGAGGAAAAAAAATGGGGAAATGGGGTGAAAATGGAGATTAGAGAAGTATAGGGGTCGAATTGGGAATTGTAAGATTCTAGAGGTGGAGAGTAAATCGCATTTTAATGAAGGCTAAAAGCGTTAGGTTTAGTTTTGACCTAGACCAATTATgcaaaaattataatgtaaagTGCTGATTTGTAATTAGTTTTTTCAAGGATATACTTTGATTTTTGCACAAGAAAAGATAAATTATTAATTCTTTATCCAAATTTACAAATACCATTGGTTGAAAATGTTGTCAAATTGGAAAAGGAACAAACTTCAAAACAAGGGAAAGAATCTTTACATCATTTGTGCTTGTTAATGAGTTTATTGAAATCACTCGAAATTCAATTCTCGtatcttcattttttattttattagaataatataacaaaagtaaaagaaaatcaATTTCCAGTGCTTAAAGTACTTTTCTAAAAAAAGTTTGTATATTcttgaatattaaaaaagaagcaagaaaataaaaaataaaaaaagctTTTCCGAGAAATCAATTGATGGATTGTTATGCGGTTGACTGAGAGAGGCTGAAGACCGGTATCTCGCCGCCGTGGCCGGAGGAGAAGAATTAAGCAGTCATGGAGAATCGGGAAATTCTGCGAGAGTGGTTTGATCGTGTTGACTCGCAGAAAACCGGAAATATAACTGCTGCTCAGCTCAAGGTTCAGTTTATTTTTCCCCCCTTGTTATTTGTGGATATAATGAAGCAATCAGCTATAATGGGGTAAGGATTTTGTGTTATTGGTTTATTGTTGATGATCAGAGTGCTTTGGCAGTCGGAAACCTTCAATTCCCTCTATCAGTTGTTCAGCAAATGATCAGGTGCGTGGGTAGCTCTAGTAAAGGAATTGGAAAAATTGCTAGGTTAGATTTTTGACATTGTGTGCTGTGCAATTTTAGGATGTATGATTTCGACAGTAATGGAACTATGAGCTTTGAAGGTGTGTTCTTCTCCCTTAATCTCCATCTAGCAATTTTACAACGTAAAATTGTATCCACGTTTAGTCGAGAATGGGCAATAtcttatcattattttttttgttttccagAATTTTTTGAACTTAACAAGTTCCTTCTGAAGGTCAGTACGTTCTACTACATAACaagttcctcttttttcttCCAAGCTTTTAGAACCCCAACTTGTGTGCTTTTCATGTTTCTTATCAGTTGTATGCTTTCACTGTGGGGAGTAAGCCTCCATGAGTGTGATTATATTCCATGcaaaagaataaagaaaag contains:
- the LOC130989198 gene encoding ubiquitin domain-containing protein DSK2b-like; the protein is MAAEADSSAGVAAIEEVNVNIRCSNGSKFSVKTSLESTVAEFKGVLAQNCDVPAEQQRLIYKGRILKDDQTLVSYGLQADHTIHMVRGSAPAATSSPAPVPTGAGNTNTTPAATQGGGPNPGGTGVAGTGASLFPGLGLGGLGGTGASGLFGAGLPEFEQVQQQLTQNPNMMRDIMNMPAIQSLMNNPEIMRSLIMSNPQMREIIDRNPELAHILNDPSVLRQTLEAARNPELMREMMRNTDRAMSNIESSPEGFNMLRRMYENVQEPFLNATTIGGNAATDAGSNPFAALLGNQGGVQTRGGANSTTATETGTAVPNVNPLPNPWSNTGGSQTTNTTRTNPTGDVRPPPITGLGGLGLPDLERTGMGDPAAFGQLLQNPAVAQMMQSLLSNPQYMEQLMGLNPQLRSMLDMNPQLREMMQNPELLRQLTSSDMMQQMMALQQQLTRQQSTPEGDQTNQNRGPQNNMGLDMLMNMFGGLGAGGFAVPNAPDVPPEELYATQLSQLQEMGFFDTQENIRALRATSGNVHAAVERLLGNLGQ